A single window of Stigmatopora nigra isolate UIUO_SnigA chromosome 20, RoL_Snig_1.1, whole genome shotgun sequence DNA harbors:
- the LOC144213451 gene encoding uncharacterized protein LOC144213451 has translation MAAIKTTTAKLQEELFDVKEDLTRQHHPVDCKLMQAKVILHKLEGFRNDLGAGGQESVDIEGEVELPQIKEEEPAFPQQQMGNEQLPIKRAEDQCIWSLCEFVKRKDVLGVASGGAEPANTSTWPQIKEEEPEFPQQCKREDQPPIKNEECVKWSTGEPFKSEDDLGVANRGAELLSGSSTEGWRAEHFIAPLSDGNDLLFDNDDVEDVKKNPSGDELCKCFQCGKTFGEKSSLKTHMRSHTGQNPLSYTVCGKTFTHKGKFKMHCRTHTGNKPFSCSVCGQQFTQKGSLNIHAKTHTGEKPFLCSVCGQRFTRNGRLISHVRTHTGEKPFSCSVCGKSFSQKRYLQIHTITHTGEKPFPCSVCDQRFTQKGSLNIHARTHTGEKPFSCSFCSQTFTNKETFKTHKRTHTGEKPFWCSVCGQRFREKGSLKTHTRTHTRNNTGEKPFSCSVCGQGFRDEGNLKAHTRTHTGEKPFLCSVCGQRFTQKGSLNKHARSHTGEKPFSCSVCGQTFTLKDKLKVHTRTHTGEKPFSCSVCGKSFSQQQNLKRHTSTHTGKRPFSCSVCGRTFSRKKSFEEHLLTHT, from the exons ATGGCcgccataaaaacaacaacagcaaagtTGCAGGAGGAACTTTTTGACGTAAAAGAGGACCTTACACGTCAACACCACCCCGTTGATTGCAAATTAATGCAAGCAAAGGTTATTCTTCACAAACTAGAAG gtttcagaaatgatcttggtgctggtgggcaggagtctgttgacattgaaggggaagttgagctgccccaaatcaaagaggaagaGCCAGcgttccctcaacaacaaatgggaaatgagcaacttccaatcaaaagggcGGAAGATCAATGCATCTGGTCACTTTGTGAGTTCGTGAAGAGGAAAGAtgttctgggcgtggccagcggAGGGGCAGAGCCTGCAAACACATCGActtggccccaaattaaagaggaggagccagagttccctcaacagtgcaaaagagaagaccaacctccaatcaaaaacgaggaatgtgtcaaatggtcaactggtgagcctttcaagagtgaagatgatctgggcgtggccaacagaggggcggagcttctgagtggaagctcaacagaaggatggcgagcagaacatttcattgctcctttatcagatggcaacgACTTGCTTTTTGATAATGATGATGTTGAAgatgttaagaaaaatcccaGTGGCGAcgaactctgcaaatgctttcagtgtgggaaaacttttggagaaaagtcttctttgaaaaCACATATGAGGAGCCACACTGGGCAGAACCCCTTATCATatacagtttgtggtaaaacatttacacacaagggaaaatttaaaatgcactgcagaacccacacgggtaacaaaccattttcgtgttcagtttgtggtcaacaattcacacagaagggaagcttaaatattcatgcaaaaacacacactggtgaaaaaccatttttgtgttcagtttgtggtcaacgattcacacGGAATGGAAGATTAATTAGTCATGTAAGAACACACacgggtgaaaagccattttcgtgttcagtttgcggtaaaaGCTTTTCTCAAAAGCGTtatttacaaatacacacaataacccacactggtgaaaaaccatttccgtgttcagtttgtgatcaaagattcacacagaaaGGAAGCTTAAAtattcatgcaagaacacacactggtgaaaaaccattttcgtgctcaTTTTGTAGTCAAACATTCACAAATAAGGAAACATTTAAAACCCAcaaaagaacccacacaggtgaaaagcccttttggtgttcagtttgtgggCAAAGATTCAgagagaagggaagcttaaaaacccacacaagaacccacacaagaaacaacactggtgaaaaaccattttcatgctcagtttgtggtcaaggctTCAGAGACGAGGGAAACTTAAAAgctcacacaagaacccacacaggtgagaaaccattcttgtgttcagtttgtggtcaaagattcacacagaagggaagcttaaataaGCATGCAAGatcacacactggtgaaaagccattttcgtgttcagtttgtggtcagacatttacaCTGAAGGATAAATTAAaagtacacacaagaacccacactggtgaaaagccattttcgtgttcagtttgtggtaaatcattttctcaacagcaaaacttaaaaaggcacacaagtacacacacaggCAAAAGGCCAttctcctgctcagtttgtggtcggacatTTTCCCGAAAGAAAAGCTTTgaagaacacttattaacccacacttGA